A single window of Chloracidobacterium sp. DNA harbors:
- a CDS encoding transglycosylase SLT domain-containing protein → MFRYLISLIFILIVLVGSAAIFFPEYWVHRYDDLISRQARVYRIDEKLVWSVIYEETYFRAWKVGAAEEVGLMQVTPTVAREWAKETGLKEMEKQAASNVNQLLSDPERNIQIGCWYLEKVREKYRERPAETAMMLAAYNAGASRVDEWTRDADTMTMAESDFVSRIAIASTRSYVTSILGRYRAQPKQK, encoded by the coding sequence ATGTTCCGTTACCTCATTTCGCTCATCTTTATCCTGATCGTGCTTGTCGGCTCGGCGGCCATCTTTTTTCCTGAATATTGGGTTCACCGTTACGACGATCTGATCAGCCGACAGGCCCGAGTTTACCGCATTGACGAAAAGCTTGTCTGGAGCGTGATCTATGAGGAGACTTACTTTCGAGCTTGGAAAGTGGGTGCGGCCGAGGAGGTCGGGCTGATGCAGGTGACGCCGACCGTCGCCCGGGAGTGGGCCAAAGAAACCGGCCTGAAGGAAATGGAAAAGCAAGCCGCGTCGAACGTCAACCAACTACTATCGGACCCTGAACGAAATATACAGATCGGCTGTTGGTATCTGGAAAAGGTCCGTGAAAAATACCGCGAACGCCCGGCTGAAACGGCGATGATGCTCGCGGCATATAATGCCGGAGCAAGCCGCGTCGATGAATGGACCCGCGATGCCGACACGATGACGATGGCCGAAAGCGATTTTGTCTCGCGTATCGCTATCGCGAGCACTCGGTCGTACGTCACCTCGATACTCGGACGTTACCGAGCCCAGCCAAAACAAAAATAG
- a CDS encoding amidohydrolase family protein, translating into MKIITADHVLPISTEPITNGAVAIVGECIAAVGDREQIVGQFPDAEIIDYGAAAIMPGMVNCHSHLEITAMRGALDEVEHDFRSWLLRLNSIRESWTDEDVEASASAGALEGSRAGVTCFGDIGRMGNAGVKALKAAGLRGIVYQETEFSPDNRTAANDFEELGAKFELLKDEETDLVKVGLSPHAPYTVSSQLFELIAQYSIINRIPLTIHAAESASEIELLTRGTGFFTDVYEKFGVEWFSPHCTPIEYLERLGVLSARPLLAHCVKVSATDIERIAANGASIAHCPKSNAKFGHGYAPFEQFVDAGIAVGLGSDSVASNNVCDLLEESRFAALSARNRDGSERFVGARDVLEAGTVGGAKALNLDHLIGTLDVSKQADIAVVSLENNAQQPVSDIHAAIVFSSNARDVVMTMVSGRRVY; encoded by the coding sequence ATGAAGATCATCACCGCCGATCACGTTTTGCCGATCTCGACAGAGCCGATCACCAACGGTGCGGTCGCTATCGTTGGCGAGTGCATCGCTGCCGTCGGCGATCGCGAGCAGATCGTCGGGCAGTTTCCGGACGCCGAGATCATTGACTATGGTGCGGCGGCAATAATGCCCGGAATGGTCAATTGCCACTCGCACCTTGAGATTACCGCAATGCGCGGGGCACTCGACGAGGTCGAACACGATTTCAGATCGTGGCTGCTGCGACTCAATTCGATCCGCGAGAGTTGGACGGATGAAGACGTCGAAGCATCTGCTTCGGCCGGAGCATTGGAAGGCTCGCGTGCGGGCGTGACTTGCTTTGGAGACATCGGGCGGATGGGCAACGCGGGCGTCAAGGCTCTGAAAGCCGCGGGCCTGCGAGGCATCGTGTATCAGGAAACTGAGTTTTCGCCGGACAACCGCACGGCCGCAAATGACTTTGAGGAGCTTGGGGCAAAATTTGAGTTACTTAAGGACGAAGAGACCGATCTCGTAAAGGTCGGCCTGTCGCCGCACGCGCCATATACGGTCAGCTCGCAACTTTTTGAGTTGATCGCTCAATACTCCATTATCAATCGCATTCCGCTGACGATCCACGCCGCCGAATCTGCCAGCGAGATCGAGCTTCTAACACGCGGAACCGGCTTTTTTACCGATGTCTACGAGAAATTTGGTGTTGAATGGTTCAGTCCGCATTGCACGCCGATCGAGTATCTCGAACGCCTCGGAGTGCTGTCCGCCCGGCCTCTGCTCGCCCATTGCGTTAAGGTATCTGCAACCGACATCGAGCGGATCGCGGCCAACGGAGCAAGCATCGCTCATTGCCCGAAATCAAACGCGAAATTCGGCCACGGCTACGCTCCGTTCGAGCAGTTTGTCGATGCCGGGATCGCTGTCGGGCTTGGTAGCGATTCGGTCGCGAGCAATAATGTCTGCGACCTTTTGGAAGAATCACGCTTTGCCGCTCTGTCGGCGCGCAACCGCGACGGTTCGGAGCGATTCGTCGGCGCCCGCGACGTTCTCGAGGCCGGCACCGTCGGCGGAGCCAAAGCCCTAAACCTCGATCACCTGATCGGCACACTCGACGTCAGCAAGCAGGCCGATATCGCTGTCGTTTCGCTCGAAAACAACGCTCAGCAACCAGTCAGCGACATTCACGCCGCGATCGTATTTTCATCAAACGCGCGAGATGTCGTGATGACGATGGTGAGTGGAAGGCGTGTTTATTAG
- a CDS encoding HEAT repeat domain-containing protein has translation MFSCQIPGRAQTLDQSDVPFDPNNIEAVHSRFSEHLPQLMGMMWSLSHNYSDKSAVDKVINDLTDFLTAIRSNDQEALTKLGGLNGVKDRFAAFTKSDDSVVRGFSAVVLGSFGDKKYVPAIANILEGDFKFKDEFAQMTDVSKGQAAIALSMLGATEYENKVLELLKTGNDFNREGAITALIGLGGRKHAKAVVDLMLDKNAYSLNKLAPLNFLLETGAAPDYKRELIALMRQSFDSEQRTAIMFLFVRIDAKDTKPEIAKLLTVDFVKGDAAKALAMMGATEFEDKIALLLSDKRSLVRKDAALALGILKSVKYAGALGKLLSAKEDFVRLYAAIALVMMDAKPFLSKAVPIVDRFNQQRVFLNMGDFHPFVADRAQTLIDRFNAQLDTAKANTN, from the coding sequence GTGTTTTCCTGCCAAATACCTGGTCGAGCCCAGACGCTCGATCAGAGTGATGTACCTTTTGATCCAAACAATATCGAGGCCGTCCACTCCCGTTTTAGTGAACACCTACCACAACTTATGGGAATGATGTGGTCGCTAAGTCATAACTATTCCGATAAGTCTGCTGTTGATAAGGTAATTAACGACCTTACCGATTTTCTCACCGCAATCCGGTCTAACGATCAAGAAGCATTGACCAAGCTAGGTGGATTGAATGGTGTCAAGGACAGATTTGCTGCCTTTACAAAGTCAGATGATAGCGTAGTCAGGGGATTCTCCGCGGTGGTACTTGGCAGTTTCGGCGACAAGAAATATGTGCCGGCGATCGCAAACATTCTGGAGGGTGACTTTAAGTTCAAAGATGAGTTCGCTCAAATGACCGATGTGTCCAAGGGGCAAGCCGCCATCGCCCTGTCGATGCTTGGGGCCACTGAATACGAAAATAAGGTGTTGGAGCTTCTGAAAACCGGCAATGACTTTAATCGTGAAGGAGCAATAACCGCATTGATCGGCCTCGGTGGCCGAAAGCACGCAAAGGCGGTTGTCGATCTAATGCTGGATAAGAATGCTTATTCCCTAAACAAATTGGCGCCGCTTAATTTCCTGCTCGAAACCGGAGCGGCACCGGACTACAAACGAGAGTTGATCGCATTGATGCGCCAAAGTTTTGACAGTGAACAGCGGACCGCAATAATGTTCCTCTTTGTCCGGATAGATGCAAAAGACACAAAGCCTGAAATCGCAAAACTTCTCACTGTAGATTTTGTGAAAGGCGATGCCGCAAAGGCTCTGGCGATGATGGGAGCAACGGAATTCGAAGACAAGATCGCTCTTTTACTGTCGGATAAACGATCGCTGGTGAGAAAGGATGCGGCACTTGCTCTCGGCATACTAAAGTCAGTGAAATACGCCGGAGCTTTAGGTAAACTTCTATCAGCCAAAGAGGATTTTGTGCGGCTATACGCAGCGATCGCTCTGGTTATGATGGATGCAAAACCCTTTCTTTCGAAAGCAGTTCCTATTGTTGATCGTTTCAATCAGCAACGTGTCTTCTTGAATATGGGCGACTTTCACCCGTTTGTTGCCGACAGAGCGCAGACGTTGATAGATCGCTTTAATGCCCAGCTCGATACCGCAAAAGCAAACACCAACTAA
- a CDS encoding type II toxin-antitoxin system RelE/ParE family toxin, which produces MKARFHRLARLELKSAVEYYNREEPGLGDIFGRIVREATSELRAEPQRWPVFEGRIRRYFLKKFRYVLLYAESQGSILVVAVMHSSRKPGYWKDRVD; this is translated from the coding sequence ATGAAGGCAAGATTTCATCGGCTTGCAAGACTTGAGTTGAAGAGTGCTGTCGAATACTACAATCGCGAAGAACCGGGTCTTGGTGACATATTCGGTAGGATCGTACGAGAAGCGACAAGCGAGCTGCGAGCGGAACCGCAGCGATGGCCGGTTTTTGAAGGAAGAATTCGTCGCTATTTCTTAAAGAAATTTCGCTACGTTCTGCTCTATGCCGAATCCCAAGGCTCGATACTAGTCGTAGCCGTAATGCATTCGAGCCGAAAGCCCGGATACTGGAAAGATAGGGTCGACTAA
- a CDS encoding addiction module protein — MGVLIEEITETALSLPMSERAILANRLFDSLGPNTESEEIRQAWATEALRRLDEIESGAEEAIDADEVFADLGLLSSR; from the coding sequence ATGGGCGTATTGATCGAAGAAATTACTGAAACGGCATTGTCGCTACCTATGTCAGAGCGGGCCATCCTTGCGAATAGATTGTTTGATAGTCTGGGTCCGAACACCGAGTCCGAAGAGATCCGTCAAGCATGGGCGACGGAAGCATTAAGAAGGCTCGACGAGATAGAGTCGGGTGCGGAAGAGGCAATTGATGCAGACGAGGTTTTTGCAGACCTCGGTTTACTGAGCTCCAGATGA
- a CDS encoding SCO family protein: protein MRKTLLVLIISVFVSACQSGTAVNSSSTSAKRYPIEGKVIAVDKAAKKATIDHKKVEGYMDAMTMDFPIHADWVWNELQPGAEIKAELVVDNTAKDPFWLENIGIVAAPMPGQATPIIDERFVQIGKPVPDFMLTNQDGKIVSIKDFRGKALAITFIYAQCPLPDYCIKMSTNFSDLAKQISADPAAKDKLRLLSISFDPARDTPEKLRSYGMGYLGKDVKPDFTIWQLAVGKDADVRKLADFFGLRYEVDENDKAQFNHSLRTAVIGPDGNVFKILPGNNWTPSDLLSDLEAAMGPPKP from the coding sequence ATGCGTAAAACTTTACTCGTACTTATTATTTCAGTGTTCGTTTCGGCCTGCCAATCAGGTACGGCCGTCAACAGTTCGTCAACGTCGGCTAAACGCTACCCGATCGAGGGCAAGGTCATCGCCGTCGACAAAGCAGCCAAAAAGGCCACGATCGACCACAAAAAGGTCGAGGGCTATATGGATGCGATGACGATGGACTTTCCGATCCACGCAGATTGGGTCTGGAATGAACTGCAGCCCGGTGCAGAGATCAAGGCCGAACTTGTTGTCGATAACACTGCCAAAGATCCGTTTTGGCTTGAGAATATCGGCATCGTCGCGGCCCCGATGCCGGGCCAGGCAACGCCGATCATCGATGAGCGATTTGTCCAGATCGGCAAGCCCGTACCCGACTTTATGCTGACCAATCAGGACGGCAAGATCGTCTCGATCAAAGATTTTCGTGGTAAAGCCTTAGCGATCACATTCATTTATGCACAATGTCCGCTGCCCGATTACTGCATCAAGATGTCGACTAATTTCAGCGATCTGGCCAAGCAGATCAGTGCCGATCCCGCCGCGAAGGACAAGTTACGGTTGCTAAGCATATCGTTTGACCCGGCCCGCGATACGCCCGAGAAGCTTCGTTCATATGGTATGGGTTATCTCGGCAAAGACGTGAAACCGGACTTTACGATCTGGCAACTTGCCGTCGGCAAGGACGCCGATGTCCGCAAGCTCGCCGACTTCTTCGGGCTCCGCTATGAGGTCGACGAAAACGATAAAGCACAGTTCAATCACAGCCTGCGCACTGCCGTTATCGGCCCGGACGGCAATGTCTTCAAGATCCTCCCCGGCAACAATTGGACGCCTTCCGACCTGCTCAGCGACCTTGAGGCAGCGATGGGTCCGCCAAAACCGTGA
- the folD gene encoding bifunctional methylenetetrahydrofolate dehydrogenase/methenyltetrahydrofolate cyclohydrolase FolD, with amino-acid sequence MTAKLLSGKVFSDAIKAEVAAEVADIREVHGFSPCLVVVRVGEDPASAVYVGSKVRTAEELGIRSEQIHFAADASENEIIDAVRGLNARTDVDGILVQLPLPKHIDEQKVLELIDPEKDVDGFHPVNAGRLMQGQNALKPCTPAGVIEVLKRSGITIAGKNAVVVGRSNIVGKPMAMLLLHENATVTICHSRTADLADVCSRADILVAAIGRAGFIKAEHIGQGATVVDVGINNVEDPELARELFGPDDIEKRLATIEKRGFTLVGDVNPRDAMDKAAYFTPVPGGIGLLTVAMLMKNTVTAARMRRRI; translated from the coding sequence ATGACTGCAAAATTATTGAGTGGAAAGGTTTTTTCTGATGCTATAAAGGCCGAGGTTGCCGCTGAGGTTGCTGACATCCGGGAGGTTCACGGATTTTCGCCGTGCTTGGTAGTCGTGCGGGTCGGCGAAGACCCGGCGTCGGCCGTCTATGTCGGCAGCAAGGTCCGCACAGCTGAGGAACTAGGTATTAGGTCGGAGCAGATCCATTTTGCTGCTGATGCAAGCGAGAACGAGATCATCGACGCTGTCCGTGGGCTAAATGCACGTACGGATGTCGATGGCATTCTTGTCCAGCTGCCTCTGCCCAAACACATCGACGAGCAAAAGGTGCTAGAGCTTATCGATCCTGAAAAGGATGTCGATGGCTTTCATCCGGTCAACGCGGGGCGGTTGATGCAAGGCCAAAACGCCTTGAAGCCGTGCACTCCGGCGGGTGTGATCGAGGTGCTGAAACGCTCCGGTATTACGATCGCCGGTAAAAACGCCGTCGTCGTAGGCCGCAGTAATATCGTCGGCAAACCGATGGCGATGCTCTTGCTGCACGAAAACGCGACGGTGACCATCTGTCATTCGCGAACGGCGGATCTGGCTGACGTTTGTTCGCGGGCCGACATACTGGTCGCGGCTATCGGTCGGGCCGGGTTTATCAAGGCTGAACATATCGGCCAAGGCGCAACAGTGGTAGATGTCGGGATAAACAATGTCGAAGATCCTGAGCTAGCTCGCGAGCTTTTTGGGCCGGATGATATCGAAAAGCGTCTGGCGACGATCGAAAAGCGCGGTTTTACGCTGGTCGGCGATGTTAACCCGCGCGACGCGATGGATAAGGCCGCGTATTTCACGCCCGTTCCGGGCGGCATCGGATTGCTGACCGTCGCGATGCTGATGAAAAACACGGTCACGGCCGCTCGTATGAGACGAAGGATCTGA
- a CDS encoding nucleoside triphosphate pyrophosphohydrolase family protein — protein MNFEEYQSAACKTAHYPRRLENLEYPTLGLAGEAGEVANVVKKIQRDHGGVMNEDIRTRLKDELGDVLWYISACADELDLTLNEIAEYNVDKLNKRHGS, from the coding sequence ATGAACTTTGAAGAATATCAGTCAGCGGCGTGCAAGACCGCACATTACCCTCGGCGGCTCGAAAATCTGGAGTATCCGACGCTCGGACTTGCCGGCGAGGCCGGTGAGGTCGCCAATGTCGTTAAAAAGATCCAGCGTGATCACGGCGGCGTGATGAATGAAGATATCCGAACGAGGCTCAAGGACGAACTCGGCGACGTGCTATGGTACATCTCGGCCTGCGCTGATGAGCTAGACCTGACCCTCAATGAGATCGCCGAGTATAACGTCGACAAACTCAATAAGCGTCACGGTAGTTAA
- a CDS encoding dephospho-CoA kinase: MLTVGLTGSIAVGKTFVCSVLREAGVRVLDADVTARDVVAKGTEGLVEIVKHFGKDILTIDGELDRKKLGTLVFADAEKRALLNSIVHPRVFAVQDGWLRDAAVADPDGIAVIDAALMIESGGYKRFNKIIVVWCEPVIQLNRLMLRDNLSREDAERRIDVQMPQDAKKLYADHLIDTSHGFDDTRRQTLTLVEVLRQQAAISDEC, encoded by the coding sequence ATGTTGACTGTTGGATTAACGGGTTCGATCGCTGTCGGTAAGACGTTCGTTTGCAGTGTCTTGCGTGAGGCCGGAGTGCGGGTTTTAGATGCGGACGTGACAGCCCGCGACGTCGTTGCGAAGGGAACCGAAGGGTTAGTCGAGATCGTCAAGCATTTTGGCAAAGATATTCTCACTATCGACGGCGAACTTGACCGCAAAAAGCTTGGCACATTAGTTTTTGCCGATGCGGAAAAGCGAGCTCTGCTCAATTCGATAGTTCATCCGCGAGTGTTCGCGGTCCAGGACGGTTGGCTTCGCGATGCTGCGGTTGCCGACCCCGACGGAATCGCGGTGATCGATGCGGCATTGATGATCGAATCCGGTGGTTACAAGCGGTTTAACAAAATTATTGTCGTTTGGTGCGAACCTGTTATACAATTGAATCGCTTGATGTTACGCGATAATCTGAGCCGCGAAGACGCCGAAAGACGCATCGACGTTCAGATGCCGCAGGATGCGAAAAAGCTCTATGCCGATCATTTGATCGACACCTCACACGGCTTTGACGACACTCGTCGGCAAACGCTCACATTAGTCGAAGTTCTACGACAACAAGCGGCTATTAGCGATGAATGTTAA
- a CDS encoding peptide ABC transporter substrate-binding protein, translated as MNVNDQIIAKVRRMAFRLTLPGAILVIAATFVMTACSELSRPKTETFYAQTKPPKQQEFRWSNGKAPKNLDPARAAAAPETDIVRGIYEGLTDLDAKSLKEVPGVAEKWESSDDLKTWTFHLRGDARWSNGEAVTANDFVRSWKRLADMREKAANNYLFSNIVGMSRTPATVVNPGQPIDFMGNPVFDNVSPIQQMSANSNTASEPKLESKPDIKNAKPTASPEVGNRTEPVPPRFGVSATDERTLKVELSSPDKDLPRLVANPIFRPVYGDGSSFERSGIDHSIVTNGPFRITETDGDGILLERADHYWNRDAVGLERVRFVPMETAEKALEAYRAGSIDAITNANFEPLALKLLAPFEDFRRTTHSALNYYDFNLKSAPFRDRRVREALAISIDRERLADGELEGSVEPANRFLSLNDNGKIGVAYDVEVARGHLAAAGFPNGEGFPKIRLVINRNNLQQRIAKFIARMWRQNLNIETDIIVKEAAEIEAARASGEYDLMRRGIVLPTADELVSLAAIFGSDQAIQPEPTPETTAEIGKRIKDPSVAPTTNGPNVETGLPVEPSPSPKPSAVQNLTERAAIFELRAIPLYFPKSYAMVKPYVSGFEMNSLDAPSLKDVTIDSGWHPRSTTGE; from the coding sequence ATGAATGTTAACGACCAGATCATTGCCAAGGTTCGGCGAATGGCATTTCGCCTGACATTGCCGGGCGCGATCCTCGTGATCGCCGCGACTTTTGTGATGACCGCCTGCAGCGAACTTAGCCGGCCTAAGACAGAGACATTTTACGCCCAGACCAAACCGCCAAAGCAACAAGAATTTCGCTGGAGCAACGGCAAAGCTCCCAAAAATTTAGATCCCGCGCGTGCAGCCGCCGCCCCGGAAACCGATATTGTTCGCGGCATTTATGAGGGGCTGACCGATCTTGACGCCAAATCGCTCAAGGAGGTACCGGGCGTTGCCGAAAAGTGGGAATCGTCGGATGACCTTAAAACCTGGACATTTCATCTGCGCGGCGATGCTCGTTGGTCGAATGGCGAAGCGGTGACCGCAAACGATTTTGTCCGCTCGTGGAAACGTCTCGCGGATATGCGTGAAAAGGCGGCAAACAACTACCTTTTCAGTAATATCGTTGGGATGAGTCGAACGCCGGCAACGGTCGTCAATCCGGGCCAGCCGATCGATTTTATGGGCAATCCGGTTTTTGACAATGTTTCGCCGATCCAGCAAATGTCGGCCAACTCAAATACCGCATCCGAGCCGAAGCTCGAGAGCAAACCGGACATAAAAAACGCCAAGCCGACCGCATCGCCCGAGGTAGGTAATCGAACGGAACCTGTGCCGCCGCGATTCGGTGTTTCGGCAACAGATGAACGTACTCTGAAAGTCGAGCTTTCGTCGCCGGACAAAGATCTGCCGCGACTCGTCGCCAATCCGATCTTTCGTCCGGTTTACGGTGACGGGTCGTCTTTCGAACGATCGGGCATCGATCATTCCATAGTCACCAACGGTCCATTTCGCATTACCGAAACAGACGGTGACGGCATCCTGCTCGAACGTGCCGATCATTACTGGAATCGCGATGCCGTCGGGCTCGAACGCGTTAGGTTTGTGCCGATGGAAACAGCCGAAAAGGCTCTTGAGGCTTATCGTGCAGGGTCGATCGACGCCATCACCAATGCCAATTTCGAGCCGCTTGCTTTGAAGCTTTTGGCACCCTTCGAGGATTTTCGGCGAACGACGCACAGTGCCCTCAACTATTACGATTTTAACCTCAAGTCGGCCCCGTTCCGCGACCGTCGCGTACGTGAGGCTCTGGCCATCTCCATCGATCGCGAACGCCTTGCCGACGGCGAACTCGAGGGATCGGTCGAGCCGGCGAATAGATTTCTATCACTCAATGACAACGGTAAAATTGGGGTGGCGTATGATGTCGAAGTTGCACGTGGGCACCTCGCCGCGGCCGGATTTCCGAATGGCGAGGGCTTTCCGAAAATTCGTTTGGTCATCAACCGAAATAATCTGCAGCAGCGGATAGCGAAATTTATCGCACGTATGTGGCGGCAGAACTTAAACATTGAGACCGATATTATCGTAAAAGAAGCGGCGGAGATCGAAGCGGCCCGGGCATCAGGCGAATACGATCTGATGCGGCGGGGTATAGTGTTGCCGACGGCCGACGAACTCGTCAGTCTCGCAGCCATCTTCGGGTCAGACCAAGCCATCCAGCCCGAACCGACACCCGAAACGACCGCGGAAATCGGTAAACGTATTAAAGATCCGAGCGTGGCGCCGACGACGAATGGTCCGAACGTGGAAACCGGTCTGCCCGTGGAACCGTCTCCAAGCCCTAAGCCGTCAGCCGTTCAGAATCTGACGGAACGTGCCGCGATATTTGAATTGCGTGCAATTCCGTTGTATTTTCCAAAGTCTTACGCTATGGTCAAACCGTATGTAAGCGGATTTGAAATGAACAGTTTAGATGCACCTTCGTTAAAAGATGTGACCATCGATAGCGGTTGGCATCCGAGATCGACCACCGGCGAATAG
- a CDS encoding peptide ABC transporter substrate-binding protein — protein MALFRLKAFRTATIIAILASLMSGCMSSAKGKYFGKTTPPKDNVLRYITGSEPETLDPQLPDGQPEARIFMALYEGLVEYGPKDQQPIPAIAKSWEISPKVDEFIFHLRDNAKWSDGTPITARDFVYSLRRGFAPETISRTAGLGYAIKYSAEFNGEKVFVKKNGKFLTSADIAGSPFRDTPAFGPETDFNRDLRSSVRVTLEGDEKKRTKELDADAKLKAAVEGGEFVPVKAEDIGVEAIDDYTLRISLRQSAPYFLGLLAHQFFRLVPRQAIEKYGKEWTRPENIVTCGAYRLKEDRPYDKLVLERDPNYWDGANVHLDGIEFYPVEELSTMMNLYKAGSVDAFLNHTVPTSWIDEVKPFKDEYLNFPEAATAYYAMNTTKAPFTDPNVRRAFMLGLDREALSSFRKITKPLYGKVPTGIFPNYDKAVEKVGEEIRKEKNISPEAWAKRNDFDSATARKLLTAAGFPVQETGSGYACPNFPTDRIAITFNTNENNRSIAEFIQSQWKQNLGITVPLKTMEFKTYLPYFKSLQYEGFAQFLWSGDYMDPYTFLSLQYGKDNEGGAGFYDAKYDKMLDDANAELDPDKRFEMLAHAEFYLMDQLPFVPLTINATNWLKKPYIKGMYPNPGTLFAWKFVYIERDEAKWDKDVENIFKTPDPQFEKQLSELTATQQKAAK, from the coding sequence ATGGCCTTGTTTCGACTAAAAGCATTTCGAACCGCGACCATTATCGCCATTTTGGCATCATTGATGTCGGGCTGTATGTCGTCCGCAAAGGGCAAATACTTTGGCAAGACAACGCCGCCGAAAGACAATGTGCTGAGGTACATTACAGGTTCCGAACCCGAAACTCTCGACCCGCAACTCCCCGACGGCCAACCCGAAGCTCGTATTTTTATGGCGCTCTATGAGGGTCTTGTGGAATACGGACCGAAAGATCAACAGCCAATACCTGCGATCGCCAAGAGTTGGGAGATCAGCCCAAAGGTTGACGAATTTATCTTTCACCTTCGCGATAATGCCAAATGGAGCGACGGCACGCCGATCACGGCCCGCGACTTTGTCTACAGCCTTCGCCGCGGCTTTGCGCCTGAAACGATCTCGCGAACCGCAGGGCTCGGATATGCCATAAAGTATTCGGCAGAGTTCAACGGCGAGAAGGTTTTTGTAAAAAAGAACGGTAAGTTTCTGACGTCTGCGGATATCGCCGGTTCGCCGTTTAGGGACACGCCGGCGTTCGGCCCCGAAACCGACTTTAACCGCGACCTGCGTTCATCCGTTCGCGTCACGCTCGAGGGTGATGAAAAGAAGCGTACCAAGGAGCTCGACGCTGACGCCAAACTGAAGGCGGCCGTCGAAGGCGGTGAATTTGTTCCGGTCAAGGCCGAGGACATCGGCGTCGAGGCGATCGACGACTACACGCTGAGAATCTCGCTGCGGCAGAGCGCTCCATATTTTCTGGGATTGCTCGCTCATCAGTTTTTCCGTTTGGTTCCGCGGCAGGCGATCGAAAAATACGGTAAGGAATGGACGCGTCCCGAAAATATCGTGACTTGCGGAGCGTATCGGCTCAAAGAAGATCGTCCATACGACAAACTTGTTCTCGAACGCGACCCGAATTATTGGGACGGTGCTAATGTTCATTTAGACGGCATCGAGTTTTATCCGGTCGAAGAGCTTTCGACGATGATGAACCTGTACAAGGCTGGATCCGTCGATGCTTTTCTCAATCACACGGTACCGACGTCCTGGATCGACGAGGTAAAGCCGTTCAAGGATGAGTACCTCAATTTTCCGGAAGCTGCGACGGCGTATTACGCGATGAATACGACCAAGGCTCCGTTTACGGACCCGAACGTGCGTCGGGCATTTATGCTCGGGCTGGACCGCGAGGCGCTGTCGAGTTTCCGCAAGATCACCAAACCGCTCTACGGCAAGGTTCCTACGGGTATCTTCCCGAACTATGACAAGGCGGTCGAAAAGGTCGGCGAAGAGATCCGCAAAGAAAAGAACATCTCACCCGAAGCGTGGGCGAAGCGAAACGACTTTGATTCCGCTACGGCCCGCAAACTGTTGACGGCCGCAGGATTTCCGGTGCAAGAGACAGGTAGCGGCTATGCGTGTCCTAATTTTCCGACCGACCGGATCGCGATCACGTTCAATACTAACGAAAATAACCGTTCGATCGCGGAGTTCATACAGTCGCAGTGGAAACAGAATCTAGGTATCACGGTTCCGCTCAAGACGATGGAATTCAAGACCTACCTACCATATTTTAAGTCGTTGCAGTATGAGGGATTTGCTCAATTCCTATGGTCGGGCGACTATATGGACCCGTACACGTTCCTGAGTCTGCAATACGGCAAGGACAATGAGGGTGGAGCAGGCTTTTACGACGCGAAATACGACAAGATGCTGGATGACGCTAACGCCGAACTCGATCCGGATAAGCGATTTGAGATGCTCGCTCACGCTGAGTTTTACCTTATGGATCAGTTGCCCTTCGTGCCGCTGACGATCAACGCGACCAACTGGCTGAAAAAACCCTATATCAAGGGAATGTATCCCAATCCGGGAACACTCTTTGCGTGGAAATTTGTTTACATCGAGCGTGACGAGGCCAAGTGGGACAAAGACGTTGAGAATATTTTCAAGACTCCGGATCCGCAGTTCGAAAAACAATTGTCAGAACTGACGGCAACGCAACAGAAGGCCGCGAAATAG